In a single window of the Diospyros lotus cultivar Yz01 chromosome 10, ASM1463336v1, whole genome shotgun sequence genome:
- the LOC127810957 gene encoding pentatricopeptide repeat-containing protein At3g14580, mitochondrial-like produces MILRSTVARVAEIGYSTPQSPLIRRSLLVQRTCRINRRSISSSESILAHKDWLSPNELVKIFQTLGNPNSALCVFNQASKRKDYKPNEALYTVVINKLALAKDFDGIEDVMRRVRVERSCRLSEDFFYNVIKIYGHVAGRINRAIETLFDMPKYNVWPTVKTFNFVLNLLVNSKQFDIVHEVYMGASKLGVEIDACCLNIMMKGLCGCGDLDAAFYVLDEFPKQGCRPNVRTYSTLMRGLCKRGRVEEAFELFERMEIEGIEPDTIAFNILISGLRKQERVEEAFDLLHKMRLKGCDPNLGSYQEVLYGLLDAKKFLEAKDFMDQMILGGVNPSFNSYKLAIQGLCNQNLVEDVDWVLKQMVRHGFVPKMGMWRTILQCLFSRHGNCISCSCEEVLKSYLN; encoded by the coding sequence ATGATTTTACGTTCAACAGTTGCGCGCGTCGCAGAAATTGGGTATTCGACTCCTCAGTCTCCATTGATTCGCCGAAGCCTCCTCGTCCAGCGAACTTGCAGAATCAATCGTCGTTCAATCTCATCATCGGAATCAATACTCGCCCACAAAGATTGGTTAAGCCCAAACGAGCTCGTCAAGATCTTCCAGACTCTGGGAAACCCTAATTCTGCCCTCTGCGTGTTCAACCAAGCCTCCAAGCGCAAGGACTATAAGCCCAACGAAGCGCTTTACACTGTCGTCATCAACAAGCTTGCGCTGGCCAAGGACTTCGATGGCATTGAAGATGTCATGAGAAGAGTCAGAGTTGAGCGAAGCTGCAGGCTTTCTGAAGATTTCTTCTATAATGTCATCAAGATTTACGGCCATGTAGCGGGCCGTATAAACAGAGCAATCGAGACGCTTTTTGACATGCCCAAGTACAATGTTTGGCCTACGGTTAAAACCTTCAACTTCGTGCTGAATTTGCTTGTGAATTCGAAACAATTTGATATTGTTCATGAGGTGTATATGGGTGCCTCTAAGTTGGGTGTTGAGATTGATGCTTGTTGTTTGAATATTATGATGAAGGGGTTGTGTGGGTGTGGGGATTTGGATGCTGCATTCTACGTGCTCGACGAATTTCCTAAACAGGGTTGTAGGCCGAATGTGAGAACATATTCTACCTTAATGCGTGGCTTGTGCAAACGTGGTCGAGTTGAGGAGGCATTTGAGTTGTTTGAGAGGATGGAAATCGAGGGCATAGAACCCGATACGATTGCTTTTAACATATTGATTTCGGGGCttaggaaacaagagagagttGAAGAAGCATTTGATCTTTTGCATAAGATGAGGCTTAAGGGGTGTGACCCGAATTTGGGTTCTTATCAGGAGGTTTTGTACGGTTTACTTGATGCCAAGAAGTTCCTCGAGGCAAAGGATTTTATGGATCAAATGATCTTGGGGGGTGTAAATCCGAGTTTTAACTCCTATAAGTTGGCAATTCAGGGACTCTGTAACCAGAATCTAGTGGAAGATGTTGATTGGGTTCTGAAACAAATGGTGCGGCATGGTTTTGTACCAAAGATGGGAATG